GGGTGCTGGAGGACCCctgcctcccagcctcagggctgGTTCCCCCCCTTCAGGACAAAACAGAGCCTCAGGTTCCTgtcaccccacctccaccccgcCAAGCAACGCATCAACTGATGAGGAAGGGTTGGGCCCTGAGCTATTCCAGTGAGGCCACCGGGGCAGGTCAGAGAGGGCAGTGGACAGAGGACAAGGCTGCCCTCTGAGCCAGTGGCCCCGCTCCCTCTggcaaacccacatcccttggcCAGGGAGGAGGCCTCTATCCCAGGGTCGACTGTGGAGCAGGTCCAACAGAGGCTCCAGGCCACTGAGCTGGAGTCCTGGGATCCGGCCCGCTGACATCTGTGCCTCTCGGCCTCCAGCTAACAGTCATTACGCTCAAGACAACTCCAGGCTCTAcactgtgctaaatcacttcagtcgtgtctgactctttgtgaccccatggaccatagccctccaggctcctctgtccatgggattctccaggcaagaatactggagtgggttgccattccctcctccaggggatcttcctgacccagagactgaacccgtgtctcttacatctcctgcattggcagatggattctttaccactagagtcacctgggaagccctatgagtGCTCGTTGCTGGGACTCTGGTTTAACCCAAAGACCAGCCCGAGCTGTGGGTCAGGGGTCAGGATGCCAAGGGTGGGGCACTTCTAGCCCTGCACACCCTAGACCGGACATTCAGTTGCAGTGGGTGCACGGCAAGTGGTTTGGGCCCCagtcccgccccccacccccgccccgccccgtgtAAATGGTGCTGAGCTAAAGCAGCACCCGGTCCCTTCTGGACTTCCCCTTCTGGAATTCATCATGGCTTGGAGACAGCCCACCCTCAGATGAAAAGCCACAGGACAGAGACTCAAGTCCAGATGAGGGACTTGGGGCAAGTCCTGTCCAGCCACGTGATGCTGGGTGTAAGCAAGTAGACTTGGCTACTTGCAGGAAGAAGGGTTTTCCAAACTCCCCAGCCCCCCTCACACGGGAAGACAGGAAATGGAGGGACTGCACCGCAAGAGGAGAAAGTTCCCTGGACTGCAGACAGGGCCCACTCTGGTCTGGGGGTGGGTTCCCCATGCCTGCCCCACTGGGCAGTTACCTCTATCGTCAGGTTCTGCAGATGGTAAATGTTCTGTAAGCCCTGGGAGGTGAAATACTCGATGCAATTTGGACACCCCAATCCTGTTAGAAAACTGCAGAGAATTGGGGAAACAGAGCAGCATTAACTTGTAAAAACCTGGCTGTATGGCCCATCTGAGCAGGAACCGACCACCCCCAGGTCTCCCCCACCGGCCCAATGTGGCCACAGCTTCCAGCCCACGCTCACCTGGGCGCAGCCTCCAGGGAGTCCCTGGCTTTCTGTGCCCGCCTCCCGAACACCTGCTGGAGGCTCACTCCCCCACTCCCTCTATCTGCTCTTCAGACAGCGGAGCAGGGACAGCACCAGCTGCAAGGGACAGCAGGCAGAGACCCCCACCTCGGGCTTGGGGAGAGGCAGCCAGGAGCTACCAGGGCTGAGGTTACTGGGTTCGTGGCAGCACCGAGCAGTGGCCCACGTACCTGACCAGGCTGGGGTCAGCATGGTAGGGGGGTGGCGGGGTACAGTGGGACCCCGAGACCATGGACTGGGAGCTGGGGCCACCATTCATCTCCCCGTTGGCCGGCAGGGTGTGGCCGTGGTTGTTGAGTATCCCGGGGCCTGGGCAGAAAGCAGGTAGGACAGTCAGAGGGGGGCGGGCCAGGTCAGGTGTTCCAGGCTGCGTGGGAGAGGCTCGTAAGGCTTGGCCCTCCCCAAGACCTGGAGTGGATAGAGGGGACTGTGCCTTATGCTCTTGGGCCAGAATTGCAGGAGGGCCCAACCATCAAGAGCCCCGAGCAGTCCTGAGCTGGGCAGGAGGGTCTGGAGCCAGGCTCCctcaccaccccccgccccagccacCCTGCCCAAGCCACTCACCCATGGGTGCCAGGTTGGGCCCAGCCGCTGAGCTGTGTGGGGGAGGCTGGCCCACCAGCTGGTTGACTGAGGGCAGCTTGTTGACGGCCCCATGAGCTTTGTTCATGGGCGAGAGGATAGGCCCGTAGGATGGAGGCTGAAGGTGGCTCCTGCTCAGAAGGGACAGCAACTCCAAGTGAAGCCCCCTGCTGCAGGGGCCTGGAGACCCCACCCACACAGGGGTCCGAGCGCctgcctccagcccagcctccctgcctgaCAGCGGCCACACTCGCCACAGGCCTGCTCAAAGGCAGGTCCTGGGCAATGGGTAGGAGCCAGAGGGAGGCCATTCTTGACCCTGGAACCAGACCTATTCTTGGTGGGTCAGTGTCACCCCGACCACCCCTTCCTGACCCCCACTCAGCAGACTTCTAGACTGAGATGCTGCAGTtcagggaggcttcctggaggaggggtacTGCCTGGTGCTGCTGTGTTTTCCCTGCTGGGTCATCCAGCCccatctttccccacatcagacAGGTGGGTAAGACCGGGAGgactggggttgggggcaggggtggaggggctgCACTCACGGCCTctgcaggagctgctgctgctgctgccggtAGGAGTCCACCAGCTGCTGGGGCACCAGCTCCATCAGCTCCAGGCTCTCCTTGATCTTCATCAGGATCTCAAAGTTCTCCCGGCCCCGCACCTGAGCACAGATAAGCGGACCCTCTGCCTGCCCAGGACATGTAGACAACGCCTGGCCCcagacccctccccccacctcctggcGCAGGGGAGTGCCTCTCCTTTCTCAGGGCTCTCCAGCCCCTACAGCCAGGGGGTCCCCTGGTCCTGCTCTCCTCTCCAGAAGTAGGTCTGAGCGAAGCTGGTGGGCTGGCTCCTGTCCATGCAAACCACACCCACTCCTTACTACCTCTGCGTCTTTGCCACactgtctcctccctcttttcaGAGCTCAGCAGACCTGAggtactggggtgggggggccctgGATAAACATGGGGCTTCTAGAACAAGGAACTcattcttgaaggactcaagaCAAGTCCTTGAAGGACAAAAAACAAGCTCACATCATGGAGACCAGTCCTAGAAAAGCAGGTGGGGGTTAATCTGTGCTGGGGTGGCCGCATCCCGGCTCAGTGATGTGCTGGGGCCCAGCAGGCTGTGGGATTCCTCCTACCTGCTCCCTTGGGTGGGGGACTGCATCACCCTGCACACTATATCACTGTATCCATAACACGCCCTCCTGCTCTGGGAGCTCCATCAGTGGACCTGCTCCCCTTGTGGCTAGTCCAGCTCTCTGGGCCCTCGTTCTCCTTTCTGGGATCCACAGAGCTTGGGGGTCTCAGCTGTCAGGGCATGCTGGATGGCACCTTCCACCCccagggccctgggtctccccctaGCACCACCATGCCCTGGCCTGAGCTCCGCAGCCGCGGGACTCACATGCATGTAGTACACGTCATCGTCACCATGCCGCCTCTTCTTCACGTTGGTGCCCAGGGCAGGAACGGTAGGGGGGCTCTGCTTGAAGGCTAGCAGGGGTCAGGGGCTTTGTGAGCAGGCAGGGAGGAGGCGGGGCACATGCAGGTGAGCCAAGCCAACCCCCTCACCCCGCCCCGCCACCCGGCCTGAGCCGACctccctgaggtgtccctcgtgGACAGGCCTGGAGCCCAGTCACCCACTTGGATGAGCAAACTCGAGCAGCCACCCAGACTGGACAGAGTGGACTAGGGGGCAGCCACATGGCTGGGGCTCACTCTGTCCCCTGGACACAGGCTTGCATGTTTCCCGAAAGTCTCCAGACTGGTCCAGCTCGTCCCGAGGGTGGCCTGGCTCTGACAGTCCGGAGTTGCCCTCCGCCCTTGCCCCTGCCCCGAGCCCCGCTCACCGCGCTTGCTGGCGGCCCCGCTCTTGGCAGCACTCTCATTGAGGGCCTGCTGCTCGCGGTAGTGGTCTTCATCTGCTTTGCGGTCTCGGCCAGGACAGGCACAGATGCGGCCCTCAAAGGACCGGCGGCCCAACACCTGTCCACTGTCCAGGGCACAGCCAGAACCGTGAGCTCTAGGGGCCCACCTTCCCCACCCGCCTCGAACCCCACGGGACTGGCCTTGATGGGCCCGGGGCTCAGGGCTGAGAGCACAGCTGCTCCAGGACAGCAGGTCTCCTGCCTCGCTCCCAGGGTGGTGCCTgcccctgcagcccctgcagCCCCTCCCAGCACACGGCCTGCAGGGCCCCTCCCCAAACTTGCCTCCAAGGCCAGCACCCCTCCTTGGTCATGGCTGTCTCCCCAGCAAGACCCCCAGAAGCACTGGCCCAaatccctgcccaccccccccccactcccacctccagcAGACTCACTCCCGTGTCTCCAGGGTGATGATGATGAGGATGGGCCGCCGGTTCATGCCCCCAACACAGCTGCTGTTGCACATGAAGTTGTATAGGATGGTGGTGAACTCTGTCCCCACCTGCacacagggaggcagggaggctgtgGTATCAGCAGGTGGCCTCAACCCACAGGCGTGGGGCTCATGGGCTTCCAAGCACCCATCCCTCACATCTCCAGTGCGCAAGAGGCTGCTGGGCCCTCTGGTCCTCTGCCATCTATCTACCCATTCACCATGCATCTACCTCCATCTACCCATTCTTccaccatccatctatccatctacctccatccacccatcctcccatccatcattcatcatccatccatttatctattCATCATCTGTCTGTCATCCATGCAAGTATCCATCCACACATCTCCCTATCCATCTCTCAGCCCCCATCCATCTCTCAGCCcccatccatccaccatccatccatctatccatctaccttcatccacccatccttccatccatccaccaacCATCCATTTATCCACCCACCATCTGTCCATCATCCATGCCCCGAGGCGTGTTTCCACcacacatccatccatcccccatgCCCCATCCACGCACGCATCCACTTGTCTGTCTACAACCTATCCATTCACGCACTACACTGACTGCCATGTGCTGTGCTGGCTGTGGGAACAAGAGAGCCATGGTGGTTGCCCCCACCACCTCCTCACCCCGACACAGGCTGCAGGTCGCCCCAGCAGCTGGGTATGAGCGCAGGCCCCTGTGGGCACAGGTGTGTGTTTTGCAGTGTGGGCTCTTCTGGGTACTGCTCTGGCAGAGGGAGGGGCCAGAGCTGTCCAAGTTGGGTCCACATACACTGGTTCCTGGGAGCTTATGGACCCAGGACTCGTGACCCCAGGGCATCCTAGGACCACAAAATGGGCAGGTGTCGAGgtctccctgggtctggaggatggCTTAGGAAACCTGGCCTTTCACAGAACTCCTAGCACGTGGCCGCCACCAGGGGGCAGGAGAGCCCTGCTTTCCTGGCCAGTCCTAGAGGCGATAGAGGGGCTGGAGgctgagggctgggggagggaagccAGGGTGGAAACCCCTCCCAGGGCCCTGGTCCCACTGACATAAGGGCTGTTCCTTAGGGAAGCACGGGGGCTTCTGGGGAACCAGGTACAGGAGTGAGGCCTGGAATGGGAATCCCTAGAGGACTGGCTACAGCACTGGGAGAGGGGTCTCCGATCTAGGGTGGGGGTGAAGTAGTGCTATGCCCCCGACTGCAggtctgtcctcttctcctcggGGGCCCCCCCACAACCCATTCCACCTGGCTGACTCCCCCTGGCCTgagtccctccctccccagcgcCCAGAACCAGGAATGGGGACAAAGGGCTGGGTTGAGGCTCAGGGGTCACCAGGCCCACCCCATGTGGTAGGGCTGGGGGTGCAGATGGCCAGAGAAGGCTGGAGGGGCTGCCCCCAAGCCGGGGGTCAGGCTGGGAGGGACTGATGGACCGACGGACGTGAAGACGAGGGAGGAGCCCCACAGCTGGACTTAACTCTGGACACTACAGAAATGACTTGCGGGGCCTCTGCCCCGCCCCCGCCTGGCTCCCTACCTGCGGGGGCTCGTAGGGCACCATGACGCTCTGCCGGCCCGTGACCGGGTCGTCCACGTACTGTGAGAGGTTGTTGCCCTCCACGCGGATCAGGTGGCTGGCGGGAGCAGACTGTCCTGCCGAGAGGAGGAGGCTGCTTCAGAGAGGTGTCAGCCAGGGGCTGCACCCCTGTGCTGGGCACATCACAGCTGCCTTGGGGCCTCCCAAGGGGACACAGGTGGCAGGCAGCTCTCACACCCCAGGCATCTGACCCAGCAGCCCTATCCCGCCCTCgccaccctcccccgccccccgccaccctccccctccccaccgccGCCCAACACCCaaggccctggggcagagctGGCAGGACACAGGACTGGTGAGGTGGATGCTGAGCCCACTTGTCAGTGCCCTCCCGTTGGACCTGCTGCCTCCAGGAAGGAGGCCGGGCcagccctctccttccctccagggtgctgaggggcagaggagggggcagggacaCTCACCTTCATTGAAGTCCCGCCCAAGCTCGTGGTTGGGGCAGCGCTTCACGACCTCAGTCACATGCTCCGCCTTCTTATAGACGGGCATGGCTCGGATGGCGGTGCCTGGGGGCGGCGGGGTGGACACCTTGATCTGGATGGGGCACGTCTTGGCGATTTGGCAGTAAAGCTTCTTCAGCAGCGGGGAGtactgcagggttgggggctggGGTGAGGCTGGTCAGCCCAGCGCCACACCCCCGCCACACGCTGTGCCCCGCCAGGAGCCCCCACCCCAAGCCCTGGGATGACAGCCCTTGCTGGACACCTCTGGGCATCCTTCCCTCCAAGCTTCTCCCTAGCCCCACTCAGCAGGTGCCCTGAGTGCCCTGTGCAGCCGGGAGGATGCGCTTTCTGTCTGGATCTCACTGGTTGGAAAAGGAGGTGCCATTAGgtctattttatggatgagaattggaccataaagaagactgagtgctgaagaattgatgctttcaaattgtggtgctggaaaagactcttgagagtcccttggactgcaggatcaaaccagtcaatcctaaaggaaatcaactcagaatgttcactggaaggactgaggctgaagcagaaggtccaataatttggccacctgatgtgaagagatgactcactggaaaagaccctgatgctgggaaagactgaaggcaaaagtaggaagtggcagaggatgagaaggttagatagcatcaccgactcaatggacgtgagtttgaacaaactgggagatagtgaaggacaggaaagtttggcgtgctgcagtccatggggtctcaaagagctggacatgactgagcgacaaacaacaacaataacaatggaTGAGGACAGGAAAGTGAGAAGGAGCTGCTGGAGAGCAGGGCTGGGAGCCAGGTCTGGCGCCTCAAGCCTGTAGACCCGGAGCCTCCAGACCGTAGTGGTTTGAGGGGTGAGGTGCAGCATCCCGCGTCAGGTTTAAAAGCCTGGAGTCAGGTCTTCCGGCATTCATGCAGaggagacaggcccagggacTCCCCGGACCATCCTCGGAGGGGCCAGCCCTGCGGATGGGTTCTGGCTACTGCAAGTGGGGGCTTTGACCACAGAGCCCCAGGAGCCCTAACAAAAGCCCCTGACCCGGGGAGGATGGGATGATGCTCACGCCACCTGCAGGGACCTCCAGGGCCAGTGCCCAGGGGCCCAGGTGGCCCACCTGAAGACCCAGGCTGGCTCTCATGAGTCCAAAGTGACCTTGATGGAAGGGCCCCTTGGAAACAGGGGTGTCCACCCCTTTCTAAGCTGGCTGCCCTCCTGTGACTGGCTCCTGGGGGCCCATCGGGGGCTCCTCATGGCCCCGTCTGTTCCCAGGGACAGTGGGGAACATCGAGCTCTAAGAGTCACAGGATGCTTCCTGTTCCCATGCCACACCCCTGGGTCCCCCCACAAGCCAGGGGGACTTGGAGTTGCCCCAGCCACAaggccctgggaagcccccagcatACCCCACCATGGTGTGTGGGGTCAGGCTGGAGACAGGGCTGCTGCAGTCCAGAGGATGAGCAGGTCTGAGCTCACCTTTGCCAAGGAAGCTGGCACCTGACACCCTGACCCATAGATGAAGGCCACTCTGGCTACTTGTGCTGCCTCTCTGGCCACCAAGGGACACAATGGACCCTCAGGGCCTCCTAACCTCAGCCACTCCAAGTCCAGGAAGAGCAAGGGAGATGGAGCTCACCCTGAGCCCAGCCCTTGGCCCTGAGCAACACAGCTGTCCTTCCTCCGATGAACTGAAACCCAGCCAGAAACGATGCCCTGTCCCTGCGGTGGGTCTGGGGGGCTCGGGGAACAAGAGGGAGGGTCTCCCTAGTGGCATCCTGGGGGATGGGGTCCCTGCCCAACTCCCTTGGCACTGGCTGCAGGACGAGCGCCCTTGTACCCCTGTCATGGAAGGGATCGGATGCCCACGGGGCTTGTCCCCTCCCAGGTGCCCTGTCCACATGTGCCTGCAACCCCGCTGCTGCAGGCAGGCACACCCCCTGGCCCTCAGCTGCCAGACAGCAGGCTCAGAGGCAACACAGGGCAGGGGGCAGCTTGCATCCCAGGGAGGTGACCGCTGACCTCCTGTGCCCCCATCAGGATAAATGCTGCCCCTTTACCAGTTTGGGAGAT
The sequence above is drawn from the Dama dama isolate Ldn47 chromosome 14, ASM3311817v1, whole genome shotgun sequence genome and encodes:
- the TP73 gene encoding tumor protein p73 — translated: MSQSTQPAAADEGATFQHLWSSLEPDSTYFDLPQSGQGNEEVAGRAEAGMDVFHLQGISASVMSQFNLLSSTMDQMSSRAASASPYTPEHAASVPTHSPYAQPSSTFDTMSPAPVIPSNTDYPGPHHFEVTFQQSSTAKSATWTYSPLLKKLYCQIAKTCPIQIKVSTPPPPGTAIRAMPVYKKAEHVTEVVKRCPNHELGRDFNEGQSAPASHLIRVEGNNLSQYVDDPVTGRQSVMVPYEPPQVGTEFTTILYNFMCNSSCVGGMNRRPILIIITLETRDGQVLGRRSFEGRICACPGRDRKADEDHYREQQALNESAAKSGAASKRAFKQSPPTVPALGTNVKKRRHGDDDVYYMHVRGRENFEILMKIKESLELMELVPQQLVDSYRQQQQQLLQRPSHLQPPSYGPILSPMNKAHGAVNKLPSVNQLVGQPPPHSSAAGPNLAPMGPGILNNHGHTLPANGEMNGGPSSQSMVSGSHCTPPPPYHADPSLVSFLTGLGCPNCIEYFTSQGLQNIYHLQNLTIEDLGALKIPDQYRMTIWRGLQDLKQSHDYSTQQLIRSSSNAATIAIGGSGELQRQRVMEAVHFRVRHTITIPNRGGPAGGAGPDEWADFGFDLPDCKSRKQSIKEEFTESEAN